The Pseudomonas azadiae genome contains a region encoding:
- a CDS encoding transporter substrate-binding domain-containing protein produces MSKGFCSALLISAVALIHLGLAQAGAIDDAVRRGVLKVGTTPTYVPFEMTDKQGHIIGFEIDLLKVMSQALGVELELVAVPYPELVAGLLAKNFDLIGSGMTVTQERNLKLNFSDSFIVVGQSVLLHPRLAGKVSSVEDLDDASYRIATTEGTTGESAARRFLGAARLSTFATPEEGVRQVVLGQADAFIHDAPYNLIALSRPENSALLALEQPFTFEPLAFGVKKGDFDSLNWINHFLNQVAQDGTYDHLHDKWFKDTAWMTEID; encoded by the coding sequence ATGAGCAAGGGCTTTTGTTCGGCGCTGTTGATAAGCGCTGTCGCGTTGATTCACTTGGGCCTCGCGCAGGCGGGCGCGATTGACGACGCCGTTCGGCGTGGCGTGCTCAAAGTCGGTACCACGCCCACCTACGTGCCTTTCGAGATGACGGATAAACAGGGGCATATCATCGGCTTCGAAATCGACCTGCTCAAGGTCATGAGCCAAGCGCTGGGGGTGGAGCTGGAGCTGGTCGCGGTGCCTTACCCCGAATTGGTGGCGGGGTTGCTGGCGAAAAATTTCGACCTGATCGGCAGCGGCATGACCGTCACCCAAGAGCGCAACCTCAAGCTGAACTTCAGCGATTCGTTCATCGTGGTCGGCCAGTCGGTGTTGCTGCACCCGCGCCTGGCGGGCAAGGTCTCCAGTGTCGAAGACCTGGACGACGCCAGCTACCGGATCGCTACCACCGAAGGCACCACCGGTGAGTCAGCGGCGCGACGGTTTCTGGGGGCGGCCCGGCTCAGCACGTTTGCGACGCCGGAGGAGGGCGTGCGCCAAGTGGTGCTGGGCCAGGCCGATGCCTTTATTCATGACGCGCCCTATAACCTGATTGCCTTGAGTCGCCCGGAAAACAGCGCGCTGCTGGCGCTTGAGCAACCCTTCACCTTTGAGCCGCTGGCCTTCGGCGTGAAGAAAGGTGATTTCGACAGCCTCAACTGGATCAACCATTTCCTCAACCAGGTTGCCCAGGACGGAACCTACGATCACCTGCACGACAAGTGGTTCAAGGACACTGCCTGGATGACGGAAATCGATTGA
- a CDS encoding transporter substrate-binding domain-containing protein, with the protein MKKYLSMLLLGVTALVAANAAQAGAIDDAVKRGTLKVGMDPTYMPFEMTDKRGEIIGFEVDILKAMAKSMGVKLELVSTGYDGIIPAFLTGKFDMIGSGMTLTQERNLRLNFSEPFIVVGQTLLIRKELEGTIKSYKDLNDEKYRLTSKLGTTGEMVAKKLISKAKYHGYDNEQEGVLDVVNGKADAFVYDAPYNVVAEKKVGNGKLVFLEEPFTFEPLAFGLKKGDYDSINFINNFLHQIKNDGTYDRIHDKWFKSSEWLKDME; encoded by the coding sequence ATGAAAAAGTATCTTTCGATGCTGCTGCTTGGCGTCACCGCGCTGGTCGCAGCCAACGCGGCCCAGGCCGGTGCGATCGATGATGCGGTCAAGCGCGGCACGCTCAAGGTCGGCATGGACCCGACCTACATGCCGTTCGAAATGACCGACAAGCGCGGTGAAATCATCGGCTTTGAAGTCGACATCCTCAAGGCCATGGCCAAGTCCATGGGCGTCAAGCTGGAGCTGGTGTCCACCGGCTACGACGGCATCATCCCGGCCTTCCTGACGGGCAAGTTCGACATGATCGGCAGCGGCATGACCCTGACCCAGGAGCGCAACCTGCGCCTGAACTTCAGCGAACCCTTCATCGTGGTCGGCCAGACCCTGCTGATTCGCAAGGAACTGGAAGGCACCATCAAGTCCTACAAAGACCTGAACGACGAGAAATACCGCCTCACCTCCAAGCTTGGCACCACCGGTGAGATGGTCGCCAAGAAGCTGATCTCCAAAGCCAAGTACCACGGCTACGACAACGAACAGGAAGGCGTGCTGGACGTGGTCAACGGCAAGGCCGATGCCTTTGTGTACGACGCGCCGTACAACGTGGTGGCCGAGAAGAAAGTCGGCAACGGCAAGCTGGTGTTCCTGGAAGAGCCCTTCACCTTCGAGCCATTGGCGTTCGGCCTGAAGAAAGGCGACTACGACAGCATCAACTTCATCAACAACTTCCTGCACCAGATCAAGAACGACGGCACCTACGATCGTATCCATGACAAGTGGTTCAAGAGCTCCGAGTGGCTCAAGGATATGGAATAA
- a CDS encoding amino acid ABC transporter ATP-binding protein translates to MIEVRDLVKVFDTRGHVVRAVDHVTTQVAKGEVLVVIGPSGSGKSTFLRCLNGLEEFDSGSVSIDGLQLADPKTDVNAYRREVGMVFQHFNLFPHMTVLENLCLAQKVVRKRGKQEREAKALALLEKVGIAQKANEFPSRLSGGQQQRVAIARALAMEPKVMLFDEPTSALDPEMVGEVLDVMKTLALEGMTMVCVTHEMGFAREVADRVLFFDHGKLLEDAAPAAFFEAPKDPRAQAFLRQVL, encoded by the coding sequence GTGATTGAAGTCCGCGATCTGGTAAAAGTCTTCGATACCCGTGGCCATGTGGTCCGCGCGGTCGACCACGTCACCACCCAGGTGGCCAAGGGTGAGGTACTGGTAGTGATCGGCCCTTCCGGCTCCGGCAAGTCCACGTTCCTGCGCTGCCTCAATGGCCTGGAGGAATTCGACTCAGGCTCGGTGAGCATCGACGGCCTGCAACTGGCTGACCCGAAAACCGACGTCAACGCTTATCGCCGTGAAGTCGGCATGGTGTTCCAGCATTTCAACCTGTTCCCCCACATGACCGTGCTGGAAAACCTGTGCCTGGCGCAAAAGGTCGTCCGCAAGCGCGGCAAGCAGGAGCGCGAAGCCAAGGCCCTGGCGCTGCTGGAGAAGGTCGGCATTGCGCAGAAGGCCAACGAATTTCCATCACGCCTGTCCGGCGGCCAGCAGCAGCGTGTCGCGATTGCCCGTGCCTTGGCGATGGAGCCCAAGGTGATGCTGTTTGACGAGCCCACCTCGGCGCTGGACCCGGAAATGGTCGGCGAGGTGCTGGACGTGATGAAGACCCTGGCCCTGGAAGGCATGACCATGGTCTGCGTCACCCACGAAATGGGCTTTGCCCGTGAAGTGGCCGACCGCGTGCTGTTCTTCGACCATGGCAAATTGCTTGAGGATGCGGCGCCGGCCGCGTTCTTCGAGGCGCCGAAAGACCCGCGGGCCCAGGCCTTTCTGCGTCAGGTCCTATAA
- a CDS encoding amino acid ABC transporter permease, protein MKQKKAQWPWHLLTVVVLVGLAGALYYATSLMSYEWRWNRVPQYFAYQAEEAQRAADISTVIELVRKGDSAEVTLRNDAGAEQTVTVADNSLQVARGDDVAEGDVIGVNRHWALGPLMWGLWTTLWLSVVSGILGLAIGLATGLCRLSSNPTLRDLSTIYVELVRGTPLLVQIFIFYFFIGTVLNLSREFAGIAALSLFTGAYVAEIVRAGVQSITRGQNEAARSLGLSASQSMRHVVLPQAFKRVLPPLAGQFISLVKDTSLVSVIAITELLKSGREVITTSFSPFEILFCVAGLYLLINLPLSKMASRLERRLAQSD, encoded by the coding sequence ATGAAACAGAAAAAAGCCCAATGGCCCTGGCACCTGCTGACCGTGGTCGTGCTGGTCGGCCTGGCGGGCGCCTTGTATTACGCCACGTCGTTGATGTCCTATGAGTGGCGCTGGAACCGCGTCCCGCAATATTTCGCCTATCAGGCTGAAGAGGCCCAGCGGGCGGCGGATATCTCTACCGTGATTGAGCTGGTGCGCAAAGGCGATAGCGCCGAAGTCACCCTGCGCAACGACGCGGGCGCCGAGCAAACGGTGACGGTCGCCGACAACAGCCTGCAAGTGGCACGCGGCGATGACGTGGCCGAGGGCGATGTGATCGGCGTCAACCGCCATTGGGCGCTGGGCCCACTGATGTGGGGCTTGTGGACCACGCTGTGGCTGTCGGTAGTGTCTGGCATCCTTGGCCTGGCGATCGGCTTGGCGACCGGCCTGTGCCGGTTGTCCAGCAACCCGACCCTGCGCGACCTGTCGACCATCTACGTCGAACTGGTGCGCGGCACGCCGCTGTTGGTGCAGATATTCATTTTCTATTTCTTCATCGGCACGGTACTCAACCTGTCCCGGGAGTTCGCCGGGATCGCCGCGCTGTCGCTGTTCACCGGCGCGTATGTGGCGGAAATCGTGCGCGCCGGCGTGCAGTCCATCACCCGTGGCCAGAACGAAGCCGCTCGGTCCCTGGGCCTGAGCGCCAGCCAGTCGATGCGCCATGTGGTATTGCCGCAGGCGTTCAAGCGCGTGCTGCCGCCGCTGGCCGGGCAATTCATCAGCCTGGTGAAAGACACCTCGCTGGTTTCGGTGATTGCGATCACCGAACTGCTCAAAAGCGGCCGCGAAGTGATCACCACCTCCTTTTCGCCGTTTGAGATCCTGTTCTGTGTGGCAGGCCTGTACCTGCTGATCAACCTGCCGCTGTCGAAAATGGCCAGCCGGCTTGAGCGGAGGCTCGCGCAAAGTGATTGA